One genomic region from Anguilla rostrata isolate EN2019 chromosome 2, ASM1855537v3, whole genome shotgun sequence encodes:
- the mprip gene encoding myosin phosphatase Rho-interacting protein isoform X6, whose amino-acid sequence MSGAKENPCRKFQANIFNKSKCQNCFKPRELHLLTDQDLNQAKPIYGGWLCLAPEGTDFDNPMQRSRKWQRRFFVLYEHGCLRFALDESPSTLPQGTVNMNQCIDVIDAEPRTGQKNALCIITPEQEYFIRGENKEIINGWSEQLVVYPRTNKQNQKKKRKVEPTTSQEPGPAKVAVTGSGIPEAEKVPDSRSIIWQEELHSREADVPQVWPSADIPPLGSPLPPTGEAASADLNSDQGSVNGDEVDRGGLPFHGTAPQPPLDILSPTGSTSSRHSGELGGIPRCHSPAPSDPFPSGSSLLSNGSHISGSMSSLDSDASGSTVTSTDSHPAEPLQRPHRAAGLHDATRSRRHEAEARKAEKRSRVRSPERQEAEPLFSPERSSRSNVIEKLEALELENAERMEVEEAGRSGARQGRSETRRFQREEQRHDPAQGVDFHHSTLPPLRRAKSLDRRTTESVMTPDLLNFKKGWMVKLDEQGQWKKYWFVLTDHSLRYYKDSIAEEASDLDGEIDLTTCYNVTEYQVQRNYGFQIHTQEAVYTLSAMTAGIRRNWIQAVMKNVRPSTAPDVASLADDHGPCGALETLLKPDVTQDSPSSEASSVEREPGPKKSRARERRREGRSKTFDWAEFRPIAQALAQQRAQEADTLQAELGDLERSKRREERRKRYESVTLETAVDGGKMDVESSGVGEPQPPSPGRQQRVQDEIEQHWQQVEKTPIRDERRVPLSSALQTRETAELEKLLESYKKGVEELKLQLESCHHQLADSNHQKQELEDQLRTALEREQQIRSGYISPLESPLGLEAELESQKKRQELATCERGFAAMEESHQKVIDELQRKHQREMENLQEEKDRLLAEETAATIAAIEAVKNAHRTELERELDKARKANSNTENADIEEIRRLHDEELCSFHREIEVLSEQYSQKCLENAHLAQALEAERQALRQCQRENQELNAHNQELNNHLAAEITKLRSMTSDDAGDSSTMIQGKELYELEVMLRVKESEVQYLKQEINSLKDELQAAQRDKKYATDKYKDIYTELSIVRAKAERDLGRLREQLQLAHEAMGEPSMEDVERSGYDIMKSKSNPDILKMAAAAAKRSERTMRSKRHRERHVLAVVWRVRQLETPHALAGK is encoded by the exons GCCAAGCCCATTTATGGAGGCTGGCTGTGTTTGGCCCCGGAGGGAACGGATTTTGACAATCCAATGCAGCGATCCAGG AAATGGCAGCGCCGATTCTTCGTCCTGTATGAACATGGCTGCTTGCGCTTCGCTTTAGATGAATCG CCAAGTACTTTGCCGCAAGGAACTGTAAACATGAACCAGTGCATAGACGTCATCGACGCGGAACCCAGGACTGGGCAAAAGAACGCGCTGTGCATCATCACGCCTGAGCAGGAATACTTCATCCGTGGTGAAAACAAAGAGATCATCAACGG ATGGAGTGAGCAGCTAGTGGTGTACCCACGGACCAACAAGCAGAACCAGAAGAAGAAGCGCAAGGTTGAACCCACTACTTCCCAG GAGCCGGGCCCAGCAAAGGTGGCTGTGACCGGCTCTGGTATCCCTGAAGCGGAGAAGGTCCCAGATTCTCGGTCAATCATATGGCAGGAAGAGCTTCACAGCAGGGAGGCAGATGTGCCACAGGTGTGGCCTTCAGCTGACATCCCTCCCCTCGGCTCACCGCTGCCTCCTACAG GGGAAGCAGCGTCTGCAGACCTGAACTCTGACCAGGGCTCAGTGAACGGGGACGAGGTCGACCGAGGCGGGCTCCCTTTCCATGGCACCGCCCCGCAGCCTCCCCTCGACATCCTGTCCCCGACGGGCAGCACGTCGAGCCGGCACAGCGGGGAGCTGGGCGGCATCCCCCGCTGCCACTCCCCTGCCCCCAGCGACCCCTTCCCCTCCGGCAGCAGCCTGCTCTCCAACGGCTCCCACATCAGCGGCTCCATGAGCTCCCTGGACTCGGACGCCAGCGGCAGCACCGTCACCAGCACCGACAGCCACCCCGCCGAGCCCCTGCAGCGCCCCCACCGGGCGGCCGGCCTCCACGACGCCACGCGCTCGCGCCGGCACGAGGCCGAGGCCCGCAAGGCGGAGAAGCGCAGCCGCGTGCGCAGCCCCGAGaggcaggaggcggagccactCTTCAGCCcggagaggag CAGCCGCTCCAATGTGATCGAGAAGCTGGAGGCGCTGGAGCTGGAGAACGCGGAGAggatggaggtggaggaggcgggCCGGAGCGGGGCGCGGCAGGGCCGCAGCGAGACCAGGCGATTCCAGAGAGAG GAGCAGAGGCATGATCCAGCACAAGGTGTAGATTTTCACCATTCCACCCTTCCACCCCTGAGACGAGCCAAGTCACTGGATCGAAGGACTACAGAATCTGTCATGACA CCAGACTTGCTGAACTTCAAGAAAGGCTGGATGGTGAAATTGGATGAACAGGGGCAG TGGAAGAAATACTGGTTTGTACTGACGGACCACAGTCTGCGATACTACAAGGATTCCATTGCAGAGGAg GCCTCAGATTTAGATGGGGAGATAGACCTGACTACCTGTTACAATGTCACTGAATACCAGGTCCAGAGGAACTATGGCTTCCAGATACAT ACCCAGGAGGCAGTGTACACACTGTCCGCCATGACTGCTGGTATAAGGCGGAACTGGATACAGGCAGTGATGAAGAATGTGCGGCCTTCCACTGCACCAGATGTGGCCAG TTTGGCAGACGATCACGGGCCTTGCGGGGCCCTGGAAACTTTGCTGAAGCCCGACGTGACGCAGGACTCACCCTCCTCTGAAGCCTCATCCGTGGAGAGGGAGCCGGGTCCCAAAAAGAGCCGCGCCAGAGAACGGAGGCGCGAGGGCCGCTCCAAGACCTTTGATTGGGCTGAGTTCCGCCCCATAGCCCAGGCACTCGCCCAGCAGCGGGCGCAAGAAGCCGACACCCTCCAAGCTGAGCTTGGGGACCTGGAGCGCAGCAAGAGGCGTGAGGAGCGTCGGAAGAGGTATGAATCTGTGACACTCGAAACCGCTGTAGACGGTGGCAAGATGGACGTCGAGAGTAGTGGTGTCGGTGAGCCTCAGCCCCCCTCGCCTGGGCGACAGCAGAGGGTGCAGGACGAGATCGAGCAGCACTGGCAGCAGGTGGAGAAGACACCCATTCGGGATGAACGGCGGGTCCCCTTGTCCTCGGCTCTGCAGACCAGAGAGACGGCTGAGCTGGAGAAGCTGCTAGAAAGTTACAAGAAGGGG GTAGAAGAGCTGAAACTGCAGCTTGAGAGTTGTCATCATCAGCTGGCGGATTCCAACCACCaaaagcaggagctggaggaccaGCTGAGAACAGCGCTGGAGCGTGAGCAGCAGATCCGGTCTGGCTACATCTCACCG CTGGAGTCCCCTTTGGGTCTTGAGGCTGAACTTGAGTCCCAGAAGAAGAGACAAGAGCTG GCCACGTGCGAGAGGGGCTTTGCGGCCATGGAGGAGTCCCACCAGAAGGTGATCGACGAGCTGCAGCGAAAGCACCAGCGCGAGATGGAGAACCTGCAAGAGGAGAAGGACAGGTTGCTGGCTGAGGAGACAGCAGCCACCATCGCCG cgATCGAAGCAGTGAAAAACGCACACCGCACAGAGCTTGAGAGGGAGCTGGACAAGGCACGGAAAGCCAACAGCAACACGGAGAATGCCGATATCGAGGAGATCCGCAGGCTGCACGA CGAGGAGCTGTGCTCCTTTCACCGCGAGATTGAGGTGCTGTCGGAACAGTACTCTCAGAAGTGCCTGGAGAATGCACACCTTGCCCAGGCTCTGGAGGCTGAGAGGCAGGCATTGAGGCAGTGCCAGCGGGAGAACCAAGAGCTCAATGCGCACAACCAG GAGCTGAACAACCATCTTGCTGCAGAGATCACCAAACTGAGGTCAATGACCAGTGACGATGCGGGGGACTCCAGCACCATGATCCAGGGAAAGGAGCTCTATGAGCTGGAG GTGATGCTGCGGGTTAAGGAGTCAGAAGTGCAGTACCTGAAGCAGGAGATTAACTCTCTGAAAGACGAGCTCCAGGCTGCCCAAAGA GATAAAAAGTATGCGACTGATAAGTACAAGGACATATACACAGAGCTGAGCATTGTAAGGGCCAAAGCGGAACGTGATCTGGGCCGACTTCGGGAGCAGCTGCAGCTTGCCCATGAGGCAATGGGAGAGCCCTCGATGGAGGACGTGGAGCGCAGTGGCTATG ATATTATGAAGTCCAAAAGCAACCCGGACATCCTCAAGATGGCTGCTGCGGCCGCCAAACGTTCAGAGCGCACAATGAGGTCAAAG
- the mprip gene encoding protein outspread isoform X3, which produces MSGAKENPCRKFQANIFNKSKCQNCFKPRELHLLTDQDLNQAKPIYGGWLCLAPEGTDFDNPMQRSRKWQRRFFVLYEHGCLRFALDESPSTLPQGTVNMNQCIDVIDAEPRTGQKNALCIITPEQEYFIRGENKEIINGWSEQLVVYPRTNKQNQKKKRKVEPTTSQEPGPAKVAVTGSGIPEAEKVPDSRSIIWQEELHSREADVPQVWPSADIPPLGSPLPPTGEAASADLNSDQGSVNGDEVDRGGLPFHGTAPQPPLDILSPTGSTSSRHSGELGGIPRCHSPAPSDPFPSGSSLLSNGSHISGSMSSLDSDASGSTVTSTDSHPAEPLQRPHRAAGLHDATRSRRHEAEARKAEKRSRVRSPERQEAEPLFSPERSSRSNVIEKLEALELENAERMEVEEAGRSGARQGRSETRRFQREEQRHDPAQGVDFHHSTLPPLRRAKSLDRRTTESVMTPDLLNFKKGWMVKLDEQGQWKKYWFVLTDHSLRYYKDSIAEEASDLDGEIDLTTCYNVTEYQVQRNYGFQIHTQEAVYTLSAMTAGIRRNWIQAVMKNVRPSTAPDVASLADDHGPCGALETLLKPDVTQDSPSSEASSVEREPGPKKSRARERRREGRSKTFDWAEFRPIAQALAQQRAQEADTLQAELGDLERSKRREERRKRYESVTLETAVDGGKMDVESSGVGEPQPPSPGRQQRVQDEIEQHWQQVEKTPIRDERRVPLSSALQTRETAELEKLLESYKKGVEELKLQLESCHHQLADSNHQKQELEDQLRTALEREQQIRSGYISPLESPLGLEAELESQKKRQELVSSQAQNLKKKYQETKELLQQQELKKRSMQAQLGLSLSPLSTKEPYLTKVQSTDISETQPPEPVHTKTFSILLQDRESKLQELEKLISGCPLTVRGFLKLLGSHSEFSQEDHIHTVEGYEQGNFGDRTCCQKVFDNLKYHQDLEIEALRKSLSKAGESIRDYEVRLLSMETMLGRAQRQKMESLKGHYGPPYQIEDYAETNEVKRLSQQVELLTNENKVLNQRSQEILNQLTEADREIERLKAELFNQQGGQQHLLVVEELNQVKAKLAEREADSFDREFYERELNKKSQKLEEALIRIEVLGNNVKDTERKLHLKEATLKGLGFQMTEDNDSLLLLEEKEELYHRLEATEARLCEKERQLCSAEKSYTELQAQNAELIANNQRLENIFCQKLAEAQSQINMMQENNEGFRKSDLGEGEVYGCKEQAHGSERSVSDEKVIQQVVEDMKMKSEALRKVCEVVAKVDINVEPMFKEWKSAVHGSVPSLLHSEGENVEVNQEVRSKLLLEGEFWGRLLSAVKISSTQLNESETVGSFVQNVVQRMITEKRLLLLANTLFPQAEMGILVGKKGIGNKVEGIAQVSRASDEISTQVKKEKGVLYLSDWLDNDIHALIWKDLLETLQEKIFLLNQAASIMNASTDTELHSLVLKLCESQNQKKDWVTYVQEASMEAHSSYLMSRLDVRHKKEVEELQLRLESLDTCCINCAKLKRQNEELQNKLETKERVGAVPQSPVKGEHKPVMHIQIEGEPIDSLDKAIQLQDMVAKHKKELREVKDEYELEANKLREEVAKAGETLRLRSEENIKEIDSLTICMENMKRKHEVERSILEETFEKKMEDLRNTLAPKGAETPPESEPCPTSSLKERIKELESQVSVMTEEMKQRECEDDAASLRLKYEKDLESLKATCERGFAAMEESHQKVIDELQRKHQREMENLQEEKDRLLAEETAATIAAIEAVKNAHRTELERELDKARKANSNTENADIEEIRRLHDEELCSFHREIEVLSEQYSQKCLENAHLAQALEAERQALRQCQRENQELNAHNQELNNHLAAEITKLRSMTSDDAGDSSTMIQGKELYELEVMLRVKESEVQYLKQEINSLKDELQAAQRDKKYATDKYKDIYTELSIVRAKAERDLGRLREQLQLAHEAMGEPSMEDVERSGYDIMKSKSNPDILKMAAAAAKRSERTMRSKSLKEGLTAEQRLHLFDNKETKEF; this is translated from the exons GCCAAGCCCATTTATGGAGGCTGGCTGTGTTTGGCCCCGGAGGGAACGGATTTTGACAATCCAATGCAGCGATCCAGG AAATGGCAGCGCCGATTCTTCGTCCTGTATGAACATGGCTGCTTGCGCTTCGCTTTAGATGAATCG CCAAGTACTTTGCCGCAAGGAACTGTAAACATGAACCAGTGCATAGACGTCATCGACGCGGAACCCAGGACTGGGCAAAAGAACGCGCTGTGCATCATCACGCCTGAGCAGGAATACTTCATCCGTGGTGAAAACAAAGAGATCATCAACGG ATGGAGTGAGCAGCTAGTGGTGTACCCACGGACCAACAAGCAGAACCAGAAGAAGAAGCGCAAGGTTGAACCCACTACTTCCCAG GAGCCGGGCCCAGCAAAGGTGGCTGTGACCGGCTCTGGTATCCCTGAAGCGGAGAAGGTCCCAGATTCTCGGTCAATCATATGGCAGGAAGAGCTTCACAGCAGGGAGGCAGATGTGCCACAGGTGTGGCCTTCAGCTGACATCCCTCCCCTCGGCTCACCGCTGCCTCCTACAG GGGAAGCAGCGTCTGCAGACCTGAACTCTGACCAGGGCTCAGTGAACGGGGACGAGGTCGACCGAGGCGGGCTCCCTTTCCATGGCACCGCCCCGCAGCCTCCCCTCGACATCCTGTCCCCGACGGGCAGCACGTCGAGCCGGCACAGCGGGGAGCTGGGCGGCATCCCCCGCTGCCACTCCCCTGCCCCCAGCGACCCCTTCCCCTCCGGCAGCAGCCTGCTCTCCAACGGCTCCCACATCAGCGGCTCCATGAGCTCCCTGGACTCGGACGCCAGCGGCAGCACCGTCACCAGCACCGACAGCCACCCCGCCGAGCCCCTGCAGCGCCCCCACCGGGCGGCCGGCCTCCACGACGCCACGCGCTCGCGCCGGCACGAGGCCGAGGCCCGCAAGGCGGAGAAGCGCAGCCGCGTGCGCAGCCCCGAGaggcaggaggcggagccactCTTCAGCCcggagaggag CAGCCGCTCCAATGTGATCGAGAAGCTGGAGGCGCTGGAGCTGGAGAACGCGGAGAggatggaggtggaggaggcgggCCGGAGCGGGGCGCGGCAGGGCCGCAGCGAGACCAGGCGATTCCAGAGAGAG GAGCAGAGGCATGATCCAGCACAAGGTGTAGATTTTCACCATTCCACCCTTCCACCCCTGAGACGAGCCAAGTCACTGGATCGAAGGACTACAGAATCTGTCATGACA CCAGACTTGCTGAACTTCAAGAAAGGCTGGATGGTGAAATTGGATGAACAGGGGCAG TGGAAGAAATACTGGTTTGTACTGACGGACCACAGTCTGCGATACTACAAGGATTCCATTGCAGAGGAg GCCTCAGATTTAGATGGGGAGATAGACCTGACTACCTGTTACAATGTCACTGAATACCAGGTCCAGAGGAACTATGGCTTCCAGATACAT ACCCAGGAGGCAGTGTACACACTGTCCGCCATGACTGCTGGTATAAGGCGGAACTGGATACAGGCAGTGATGAAGAATGTGCGGCCTTCCACTGCACCAGATGTGGCCAG TTTGGCAGACGATCACGGGCCTTGCGGGGCCCTGGAAACTTTGCTGAAGCCCGACGTGACGCAGGACTCACCCTCCTCTGAAGCCTCATCCGTGGAGAGGGAGCCGGGTCCCAAAAAGAGCCGCGCCAGAGAACGGAGGCGCGAGGGCCGCTCCAAGACCTTTGATTGGGCTGAGTTCCGCCCCATAGCCCAGGCACTCGCCCAGCAGCGGGCGCAAGAAGCCGACACCCTCCAAGCTGAGCTTGGGGACCTGGAGCGCAGCAAGAGGCGTGAGGAGCGTCGGAAGAGGTATGAATCTGTGACACTCGAAACCGCTGTAGACGGTGGCAAGATGGACGTCGAGAGTAGTGGTGTCGGTGAGCCTCAGCCCCCCTCGCCTGGGCGACAGCAGAGGGTGCAGGACGAGATCGAGCAGCACTGGCAGCAGGTGGAGAAGACACCCATTCGGGATGAACGGCGGGTCCCCTTGTCCTCGGCTCTGCAGACCAGAGAGACGGCTGAGCTGGAGAAGCTGCTAGAAAGTTACAAGAAGGGG GTAGAAGAGCTGAAACTGCAGCTTGAGAGTTGTCATCATCAGCTGGCGGATTCCAACCACCaaaagcaggagctggaggaccaGCTGAGAACAGCGCTGGAGCGTGAGCAGCAGATCCGGTCTGGCTACATCTCACCG CTGGAGTCCCCTTTGGGTCTTGAGGCTGAACTTGAGTCCCAGAAGAAGAGACAAGAGCTGGTTAGTTCTCAAGCTCAGAACCTAAAAAAGAAGTACCAGGAAACCAAAGAGCTCCTGCAACAACAAGAATTGAAAAAGCGCAGCATGCAGGCACAGCTTGGCCTTTCTCTGTCACCCCTGTCCACCAAGGAACCCTATCTAACCAAAGTCCAAAGCACAGACATCTCTGAAACCCAGCCACCTGAGCCagttcacacaaaaacatttagcattttgctGCAGGATAGGGAGTCCAAGCTTCAGGAGCTAGAGAAATTGATTTCTGGATGTCCATTAACTGTGAGAGGGTTTCTGAAGTTGCTGGGTTCCCACAGTGAGTTCTCCCAAGAGGATCATATTCACACTGTGGAAGGGTACGAGCAGGGCAACTTTGGGGACAGGACCTGTTGTCAGAAGGTGTTTGATAATCTGAAATATCATCAAGATTTAGAGATAGAGGCCCTCAGGAAGAGCCTGTCCAAAGCTGGCGAGAGCATTCGTGACTACGAAGTGCGATTGCTGAGCATGGAGACCATGCTTGGAAGGGCACAGCGGCAAAAAATGGAAAGCTTGAAGGGCCACTATGGGCCACCATATCAAATTGAGGATTATGCTGAAACAAATGAGGTTAAGAGGCTTTCACAGCAGGTGGAGCTGCTCACCAATGAGAATAAAGTGTTGAATCAACGCTCCCAGGAGATCTTAAATCAACTGACTGAGGCCGATAGGGAGATAGAGAGGTTGAAGGCTGAGCTCTTCAACCAGCAGGGTGGACAGCAGCACCTTCTGGTGGTGGAGGAACTGAATCAAGTCAAAGCTAAGCTGGCAGAAAGGGAGGCTGATTCTTTTGACAGAGAGTTTTATGAGAGAGAGTTAAACAAGAAGTCTCAAAAGCTGGAGGAAGCTCTCATCAGAATCGAGGTTCTGGGCAACAATGTGAAGGATACAGAGAGGAAGTTGCACTTAAAGGAAGCCACTCTGAAGGGTTTAGGCTTCCAGATGACAGAAGATAATGACAGTCTTTTGCTTctggaagagaaagaagagCTGTATCATCGACTGGAAGCCACCGAGGCCAGGCTGTGTGAAAAGGAGAGGCAGCTGTGCTCTGCTGAGAAGTCCTACACAGAGCTTCAGGCCCAGAATGCAGAGCTCATAGCGAACAACCAGAGGCTGGAAAACATCTTTTGTCAGAAGCTTGCTGAGGCACAGAGTCAAATTAACATGATGCAAGAGAACAATGAGGGATTTAGGAAGTCAGACCTAGGGGAAGGAGAAGTGTATGGATGTAAGGAGCAGGCACATGGCTCTGAAAGATCAGTTTCAGATGAGAAAGTTATTCAGCAAGTGGTAGAAGACATGAAAATGAAGTCGGAGGCTCTCCGCAAAGTATGTGAGGTGGTAGCGAAGGTAGATATTAATGTGGAGCCAATGTTTAAGGAGTGGAAAAGTGCTGTGCATGGCAGTGTACCTAGCCTCCTGCATTCTGAAGGAGAGAATGTGGAAGTGAATCAAGAGGTGAGGAGCAAGTTGCTCCTTGAAGGAGAGTTTTGGGGAAGGCTGTTGAGTGCAGTCAAGATTAGTTCAACCCAGCTGAATGAAAGTGAGACTGTAGGTAGCTTTGTACAGAATGTGGTACAGCGCATGATAACTGAGAAGAGGTTGTTACTTTTAGCAAATACTCTTTTTCCTCAAGCAGAGATGGGGATACTTGTGGGTAAAAAAGGAATAGGCAACAAAGTGGAAGGAATAGCACAAGTAAGCAGGGCAAGTGATGAAATAAGCACCCAagttaaaaaagagaaaggagtTTTATATTTAAGCGATTGGCTTGATAATGATATACATGCTCTCATCTGGAAAGATCTCCTTGAGACTCTACAAGAGAAAATCTTCTTGCTGAATCAAGCTGCCTCCATTATGAATGcctccacagacacagagctccaTTCTTTGGTACTAAAACTTTGTGAATCTCAGAACCAGAAGAAAGATTGGGTTACATATGTTCAGGAGGCATCCATGGAAGCTCATTCGTCCTATCTGATGAGCAGGCTAGATGTTAGACACAAAAAAGAGGTTGAAGAATTGCAGCTGAGATTAGAGTCTTTGGATACTTGCTGCATAAATTGTGCCAAATTGAAGAGGCAGAATGAAGAGCTCCAAAACAAACTGGAGACTAAGGAGAGGGTGGGAGCAGTCCCCCAATCCCCAGTGAAAGGGGAACATAAGCCAGTGATGCACATCCAGATTGAAGGAGAGCCCATTGACTCGCTGGATAAGGCCATCCAGCTGCAGGATATGGTGGCAAAGCATAAGAAAGAGCTGCGGGAGGTGAAGGATGAGTATGAGCTGGAAGCAAACAAGCTGAGGGAAGAGGTGGCCAAGGCAGGGGAGACCCTCAGACTGAGGTCAGAAGAGAACATCAAGGAGATCGACTCCCTGACCATCTGCATGGAGAACATGAAGAGAAAGCACGAGGTAGAGAGAAGCATCCTGGAGGAGACTTTTGAAAAGAAGATGGAGGACCTCAGGAACACATTGGCACCCAAGGGAGCTGAGACCCCCCCAGAGAGTGAGCCGTGTCCCACTTCCTCACTGAAAGAACGCATAAAGGAGCTGGAGTCGCAGgtctctgtcatgacagaggAAATGAAGCAGCGTGAATGTGAAGATGATGCGGCGTCTCTCCGGCTGAAATACGAGAAAGACCTTGAAAGCCTGAAG GCCACGTGCGAGAGGGGCTTTGCGGCCATGGAGGAGTCCCACCAGAAGGTGATCGACGAGCTGCAGCGAAAGCACCAGCGCGAGATGGAGAACCTGCAAGAGGAGAAGGACAGGTTGCTGGCTGAGGAGACAGCAGCCACCATCGCCG cgATCGAAGCAGTGAAAAACGCACACCGCACAGAGCTTGAGAGGGAGCTGGACAAGGCACGGAAAGCCAACAGCAACACGGAGAATGCCGATATCGAGGAGATCCGCAGGCTGCACGA CGAGGAGCTGTGCTCCTTTCACCGCGAGATTGAGGTGCTGTCGGAACAGTACTCTCAGAAGTGCCTGGAGAATGCACACCTTGCCCAGGCTCTGGAGGCTGAGAGGCAGGCATTGAGGCAGTGCCAGCGGGAGAACCAAGAGCTCAATGCGCACAACCAG GAGCTGAACAACCATCTTGCTGCAGAGATCACCAAACTGAGGTCAATGACCAGTGACGATGCGGGGGACTCCAGCACCATGATCCAGGGAAAGGAGCTCTATGAGCTGGAG GTGATGCTGCGGGTTAAGGAGTCAGAAGTGCAGTACCTGAAGCAGGAGATTAACTCTCTGAAAGACGAGCTCCAGGCTGCCCAAAGA GATAAAAAGTATGCGACTGATAAGTACAAGGACATATACACAGAGCTGAGCATTGTAAGGGCCAAAGCGGAACGTGATCTGGGCCGACTTCGGGAGCAGCTGCAGCTTGCCCATGAGGCAATGGGAGAGCCCTCGATGGAGGACGTGGAGCGCAGTGGCTATG ATATTATGAAGTCCAAAAGCAACCCGGACATCCTCAAGATGGCTGCTGCGGCCGCCAAACGTTCAGAGCGCACAATGAGGTCAAAG